A DNA window from Candidatus Zixiibacteriota bacterium contains the following coding sequences:
- a CDS encoding Gfo/Idh/MocA family oxidoreductase produces the protein MSHNFALTGVSGYVAPRHLKAIKDTGNVLVAAVDPHDAAGILDRHFDQVEFFTEFERFDRHIELLRRQGKEHAIDYVSVCSPNYLHDAHSRFALRIGADAICEKPLVLSPWNLDALADAEKEYGKRVFTILQLRVHPALIALREKLKALPDDTKHDVRLTYITSRGPWYLTSWKGQIERSGGLTTNIGIHFFDLLMWFFGSVKKSEVHLATPTHTGGFLELDNARVQWFLSTDKNDLPDDIKANGQTTYRSITIDGDEVEFSGGFTDLHTVVYQETLAGRGFGLDHARPSVELVHNIREAEIMGVTDSSHPFLSRLKK, from the coding sequence ATGTCGCACAACTTCGCTCTGACTGGTGTTTCGGGCTATGTAGCCCCCAGACATCTGAAGGCAATCAAAGATACTGGTAACGTGCTCGTGGCCGCTGTGGATCCCCACGATGCTGCTGGAATTCTTGACCGTCATTTTGACCAGGTCGAGTTTTTCACCGAGTTTGAACGCTTTGACAGACATATCGAACTGCTGCGTCGCCAGGGTAAAGAGCATGCCATTGACTATGTGAGCGTATGCTCCCCCAACTATCTTCATGATGCCCACTCTCGGTTCGCTCTACGGATAGGAGCCGATGCCATTTGCGAAAAACCGTTGGTTCTCAGCCCGTGGAATCTGGACGCTCTCGCTGACGCAGAAAAAGAATATGGCAAACGTGTCTTTACTATCCTTCAGCTCCGTGTACATCCAGCCCTGATAGCTTTGCGCGAAAAACTAAAAGCTCTGCCGGACGATACCAAACATGATGTCCGTCTGACATATATCACCTCACGCGGTCCGTGGTATCTCACTTCCTGGAAAGGACAGATTGAGCGTTCGGGCGGATTGACCACGAATATCGGTATTCATTTCTTTGATCTCCTGATGTGGTTTTTCGGTTCGGTTAAGAAATCCGAAGTCCATCTGGCTACGCCTACTCACACCGGTGGATTCCTCGAACTTGACAACGCTCGCGTACAGTGGTTCTTGTCTACCGACAAGAACGATCTGCCCGATGACATCAAAGCGAACGGCCAAACAACTTATCGCTCGATAACGATTGACGGCGACGAAGTTGAGTTCTCCGGCGGCTTCACAGATTTGCATACGGTGGTTTATCAGGAAACTTTGGCTGGCCGTGGATTCGGCCTTGATCACGCCCGCCCCTCCGTTGAATTAGTGCATAACATCCGTGAGGCGGAAATCATGGGCGTCACCGACAGCTCCCACCCGTTTTTGTCTCGGCTGAAGAAGTAG